A genomic segment from Pseudomonas sessilinigenes encodes:
- the murB gene encoding UDP-N-acetylmuramate dehydrogenase, whose amino-acid sequence MSLHVQSDVSLKPFNSFGVEVKAQLFAQAHDDADVREALAYSREHQVPLLVIGGGSNLLLTQDIQALVLRMASRGIRLLSDDGQRVVVEAEAGETWHPFVQWTLEQGLSGLENLSLIPGTVGAAPMQNIGAYGVEIKDVFAGLTALDRQTGELRDFDLEQCQFAYRDSLFKREAGRWLILRVRFALSRAGHLHLEYGPVRQRLSEQGVEQPDARDVSRAICSIRSEKLPDPAVLGNAGSFFKNPVVPAGLAEQIRQAHPGLVGYPQADGQVKLAAGWLIEQAGWKGFREADAGVHRLQSLVLVNYGSATGQQLLELARRIQRDIAERFQVELEMEPNLY is encoded by the coding sequence ATGAGCCTGCATGTCCAGTCCGATGTATCCCTCAAGCCGTTCAACAGCTTCGGGGTCGAGGTCAAGGCCCAGTTGTTCGCCCAGGCCCACGACGATGCAGATGTCCGTGAGGCGCTGGCCTATAGCCGTGAGCACCAGGTGCCACTGTTGGTGATCGGCGGTGGCAGCAATCTGCTGCTGACCCAGGATATCCAGGCCCTGGTGCTGCGCATGGCCAGCCGTGGCATCCGCCTGCTCAGCGATGACGGGCAGCGGGTGGTGGTAGAGGCCGAGGCAGGGGAGACCTGGCATCCCTTTGTTCAGTGGACGCTGGAGCAGGGGTTGTCCGGGTTGGAGAACCTCAGTCTGATCCCCGGTACCGTCGGTGCCGCGCCAATGCAGAACATCGGTGCCTACGGCGTCGAGATCAAGGATGTATTCGCCGGCCTCACGGCGCTCGACCGGCAGACCGGGGAGCTGCGGGACTTCGACCTGGAGCAATGCCAGTTCGCCTATCGCGACAGCCTGTTCAAGCGTGAGGCCGGTCGCTGGTTGATCCTGCGGGTGCGCTTTGCCCTGAGTCGGGCCGGGCATTTGCACCTGGAGTACGGTCCGGTGCGCCAGCGCTTGAGCGAGCAGGGGGTCGAGCAGCCCGATGCCCGTGATGTCAGTCGTGCGATCTGCAGCATCCGCAGCGAGAAGCTGCCTGATCCGGCGGTGCTGGGGAACGCGGGCAGTTTCTTCAAGAATCCGGTGGTACCGGCAGGGCTGGCGGAGCAGATCCGCCAGGCTCACCCGGGGTTGGTGGGTTATCCACAGGCGGACGGGCAGGTGAAGCTGGCTGCCGGCTGGTTGATCGAGCAAGCGGGCTGGAAGGGCTTTCGCGAAGCCGACGCCGGAGTTCATCGCCTGCAATCCCTGGTACTGGTCAACTATGGCAGCGCCACGGGGCAGCAGCTGTTGGAGCTGGCACGGCGGATTCAACGAGATATCGCCGAGCGCTTCCAGGTCGAGCTGGAGATGGAGCCCAATCTCTACTAA
- a CDS encoding (2Fe-2S)-binding protein, which produces MITLKLNGQDHPLDVTEDMPLLWAIRDVIGYSGTKFGCGMGLCGACTIHIDGDPARSCITPVGSVLGKNVSTIDNLHNDPVGKVVQQAWLDTAVAQCGYCQGGQIMSATALLKTHPNPSDEQIEEAMLGNICRCGTYNRIKTAIRQASTHLQEAKA; this is translated from the coding sequence ATGATTACCCTTAAGCTCAATGGTCAAGATCACCCCCTGGACGTCACCGAGGACATGCCCCTGTTATGGGCCATTCGCGATGTGATCGGCTATAGCGGTACCAAGTTCGGCTGCGGCATGGGCCTGTGCGGCGCCTGTACCATCCATATCGATGGTGATCCGGCACGCAGTTGCATTACCCCCGTAGGCTCGGTCCTGGGCAAGAATGTCAGCACCATCGACAACCTGCACAATGACCCGGTAGGTAAGGTGGTTCAGCAAGCCTGGCTCGATACTGCGGTGGCCCAGTGCGGTTACTGCCAGGGTGGCCAGATCATGTCTGCGACTGCGCTGCTCAAGACCCATCCCAATCCCAGCGATGAACAGATCGAAGAAGCGATGCTCGGTAATATCTGTCGCTGCGGTACCTACAATCGGATCAAGACCGCGATCCGCCAGGCCTCCACTCACTTGCAGGAGGCCAAGGCATGA
- a CDS encoding xanthine dehydrogenase family protein molybdopterin-binding subunit, with amino-acid sequence MNRLPSDFTLNNLSRRGFLKGVGATGALVLAASWGWQDAFAEDKKFGAEGMPHGWVDDPKVYVSIDADGTVTVICNRSEMGQGVRTSLSMVVADELEADWARVKVKQAPGDEARYGNQDTDGSRSMRHWFEPMRRCGAAARTMLEQAAAAQWQVPLAECRAQLHKVVHQPSGRELGYGDLAVAAGALAVPARDSLRLKTASQFRYIGKEATRAIDGEDIVNGRAVYGADVHFEGMLFATVARPPVYGGKVKSVDDSAALKVPGVIKVIPIDSRPLPSEFQPLGGVAVVASNTWAAIKGRDALKIEWDDGANASYNSIEYRKELEAAAQKPGKVVRSTGDIDGALGGADSSLEATYYLPHLAQAPMEPMVAVARFQEGRCEAWAPSQAPQVTRERIAERLGIGFDQVTVNVTLLGGGFGRKSKPDFILEAAVLAKAFPGKAVRVQWTREDDIHHSYFHTVSAEYLKAGLNKDGMPAGWLHRTVAPSITALFAPGMNHEAAFELGMGFTNMAYAIPNVRLENPEAAAHTRVGWYRSVSNIPHGFAIQSFVDELAHKAGEDPLKYQLRLLGPDRKIDPRTLSEEWNYGESPERYPIDTGRLRTVLETAAKAAGWGRELPKGRGLGLAVHYSFVTYVAAVIEVEVKADGTLIVHKADIAVDCGPQINPERIRSQFEGACVMGLGNAVLGEISFKDGKVQQDNFHMYEVARMSLAPREVQVHLVTPPGEVPLGGVGEPGVPPIAPALCNAIFAATGKRIRSLPVRYQLQGWQQASA; translated from the coding sequence ATGAACCGCTTGCCTAGTGATTTCACACTGAACAACCTCAGTCGCCGGGGGTTCCTCAAGGGCGTGGGCGCCACCGGTGCCCTGGTGCTGGCTGCTAGCTGGGGTTGGCAGGATGCGTTTGCCGAGGACAAGAAGTTCGGTGCCGAAGGCATGCCCCATGGCTGGGTCGACGATCCCAAGGTCTATGTCAGCATCGACGCCGACGGTACGGTGACGGTGATCTGCAATCGCTCGGAAATGGGCCAGGGCGTGCGCACCAGTCTGAGCATGGTGGTGGCTGATGAGCTGGAGGCCGATTGGGCCCGGGTCAAGGTCAAGCAGGCGCCAGGTGACGAAGCGCGCTATGGCAATCAGGACACCGATGGTTCGCGCAGCATGCGCCATTGGTTCGAGCCCATGCGCCGTTGTGGCGCCGCCGCGCGGACCATGCTGGAGCAGGCGGCTGCCGCGCAGTGGCAAGTGCCACTGGCGGAATGCCGGGCGCAGCTGCACAAGGTGGTCCACCAGCCCAGCGGGCGGGAGCTGGGCTATGGCGACCTGGCTGTGGCTGCCGGGGCCCTGGCGGTACCGGCGCGGGACAGCTTGCGCCTGAAGACGGCGTCGCAGTTTCGGTACATCGGCAAGGAAGCGACCCGGGCGATCGATGGCGAGGACATCGTCAATGGCCGTGCGGTGTACGGCGCCGACGTGCACTTCGAAGGCATGCTCTTCGCTACGGTGGCGCGGCCGCCAGTGTATGGCGGCAAGGTCAAGTCCGTGGACGACAGCGCTGCACTGAAAGTACCGGGTGTGATCAAGGTAATCCCCATCGACAGTCGCCCATTGCCTTCGGAGTTCCAGCCTTTGGGCGGAGTGGCGGTGGTGGCGAGCAATACCTGGGCGGCGATCAAGGGGCGCGATGCCTTGAAGATCGAATGGGATGATGGGGCCAACGCCAGCTACAACTCCATCGAGTATCGCAAGGAGCTGGAAGCGGCCGCGCAGAAGCCGGGCAAGGTGGTGCGCAGCACCGGCGATATCGATGGGGCCCTGGGTGGCGCCGACAGCAGCCTGGAGGCTACCTATTACTTGCCACACCTGGCCCAGGCACCCATGGAGCCGATGGTGGCGGTGGCGCGTTTCCAGGAGGGGCGCTGCGAAGCCTGGGCGCCGAGCCAGGCACCACAGGTGACCCGTGAGCGGATTGCCGAGCGCCTGGGCATCGGTTTCGATCAGGTCACGGTGAACGTGACATTGCTGGGTGGTGGTTTCGGCCGCAAGTCCAAGCCCGACTTCATTCTCGAGGCGGCGGTCCTGGCCAAGGCTTTTCCCGGCAAGGCGGTACGGGTGCAATGGACTCGTGAGGACGACATCCACCACTCGTACTTCCATACCGTGTCGGCCGAGTACCTCAAGGCCGGGCTGAACAAGGACGGCATGCCCGCGGGTTGGCTGCATCGCACCGTGGCACCGAGCATCACCGCGTTGTTCGCCCCGGGCATGAACCATGAGGCGGCCTTCGAACTGGGCATGGGTTTCACCAACATGGCCTATGCGATCCCCAATGTGCGACTGGAGAACCCGGAGGCGGCGGCCCATACCCGGGTTGGCTGGTATCGCTCGGTCTCGAACATTCCCCACGGTTTCGCGATCCAGAGTTTTGTTGATGAGCTGGCCCACAAGGCCGGCGAGGATCCGTTGAAGTATCAGCTGCGGTTGCTGGGGCCGGATCGGAAGATCGATCCGCGGACCTTGAGCGAGGAGTGGAACTACGGCGAGTCCCCCGAGCGCTACCCCATCGATACCGGGCGCCTGCGTACGGTACTGGAAACCGCGGCGAAAGCCGCTGGCTGGGGCCGTGAGTTGCCCAAGGGGCGTGGCCTGGGGCTGGCGGTGCACTACAGCTTCGTGACTTATGTGGCGGCGGTGATCGAGGTGGAGGTCAAGGCGGATGGCACCTTGATTGTGCACAAGGCCGACATTGCCGTGGATTGTGGTCCGCAGATCAATCCTGAGCGCATCCGCTCGCAGTTCGAAGGGGCCTGCGTCATGGGGCTGGGCAATGCGGTGCTGGGGGAAATCAGCTTCAAGGATGGCAAGGTCCAGCAGGACAATTTCCATATGTACGAAGTGGCGCGCATGTCCCTGGCGCCCCGGGAGGTCCAGGTGCATCTGGTGACGCCACCTGGCGAGGTGCCGCTGGGCGGTGTGGGGGAACCCGGCGTGCCACCGATTGCCCCGGCGTTGTGCAACGCGATCTTCGCCGCCACTGGCAAGCGTATCCGTAGCCTGCCGGTGCGTTACCAGTTGCAGGGCTGGCAACAGGCGAGCGCTTGA
- a CDS encoding XdhC family protein has translation MDSVDLNVLRSVLEWRRAGHAVVLYSVVQTWGSAPRPPGAMLALRDDGVVIGSVSGGCIEDDLITRLGDGRLLPDGPPVQLVTYGVTLEEAARFGLPCGGTLRLTEERVGDPAWVAELLERCQAHQIVARELDLRTGEVLLKAASRSDELAFDGVILRAIYGPRWRLLLIGAGQLSRYVAQMARLLDFEVLICDPRQEFVHGWEAQDGRFVAGMPDDAVLSIEPDERTAVVALTHDPRLDDMALLTALDSRAFYVGALGSRANSQKRRDNLALLGLSAQSIERLHGPVGLHIGSHTPAEIALSLLAEIVALKNGVELLQKKLPARVVETVK, from the coding sequence ATGGACAGCGTCGACCTGAATGTCCTGCGTAGCGTCCTGGAGTGGCGGCGTGCCGGGCACGCGGTAGTGCTGTACAGCGTGGTCCAGACTTGGGGCAGTGCGCCGCGACCGCCCGGGGCCATGTTGGCCCTGCGCGACGATGGCGTGGTGATCGGCTCGGTGTCCGGTGGCTGCATCGAGGACGACCTGATCACTCGCCTGGGAGATGGGCGCCTGCTGCCGGATGGGCCACCGGTGCAACTGGTGACCTATGGCGTGACCCTGGAGGAGGCGGCGCGTTTCGGCTTGCCCTGCGGGGGAACCTTGCGCCTGACCGAGGAGCGGGTTGGGGATCCGGCCTGGGTCGCCGAGCTGCTCGAACGTTGCCAGGCGCACCAGATCGTGGCCAGGGAGCTGGACCTGCGCACTGGAGAGGTGCTGCTCAAAGCGGCGAGTCGCAGTGATGAACTGGCGTTTGATGGGGTGATCCTGCGAGCAATCTATGGGCCGCGCTGGCGCTTGTTGCTGATCGGTGCCGGGCAACTGTCACGCTATGTGGCGCAGATGGCGCGCCTGCTGGATTTCGAAGTACTGATCTGCGATCCGCGCCAGGAGTTTGTACACGGTTGGGAAGCACAGGATGGGCGGTTCGTCGCAGGAATGCCTGACGATGCCGTGCTGAGCATCGAGCCCGACGAGCGCACGGCGGTGGTGGCCCTGACCCATGATCCGCGCCTGGATGACATGGCGTTGCTGACGGCACTGGACTCCCGGGCATTTTATGTGGGCGCCCTGGGGTCCCGGGCCAACAGCCAGAAACGCCGGGACAACCTGGCGTTGCTGGGCCTGTCGGCGCAGTCCATCGAGCGCTTGCACGGACCTGTCGGGTTGCACATCGGCAGCCACACACCGGCAGAGATTGCCTTGTCGCTGCTGGCGGAAATCGTTGCGCTCAAGAATGGCGTCGAGCTGTTGCAGAAGAAGCTGCCGGCGCGGGTGGTGGAGACGGTGAAGTGA
- a CDS encoding nucleotidyltransferase family protein has translation MNERPCAIILAAGQGTRFRQMAGAEKDKLLAPCRGRDGVMRPVLEQVLVNVPVQVERRVLVTTPDRPQVVELAHAYGCQVLLLESMGMGHSLAVAVAACADANGWMIWLGDMPFILPDTAGQLIDALTEESISVPRLGAELGHPVGFGRSYGNALRGLSGDRGARPLFASGQVVEVPVTDPGVTWDVDLPEALFYRGG, from the coding sequence GTGAACGAGCGGCCCTGTGCAATCATCCTGGCGGCGGGGCAGGGCACGCGCTTTCGTCAGATGGCCGGAGCTGAGAAGGACAAGTTGCTGGCGCCGTGCCGTGGTCGTGACGGGGTAATGCGTCCCGTATTGGAACAGGTGCTGGTGAATGTGCCGGTGCAGGTTGAGCGACGAGTGCTGGTGACCACGCCGGATCGACCGCAGGTGGTGGAACTGGCGCATGCCTACGGTTGCCAGGTGCTGTTGCTGGAGTCCATGGGGATGGGGCATAGCCTGGCTGTGGCAGTGGCTGCTTGTGCCGATGCCAATGGTTGGATGATCTGGTTGGGGGATATGCCCTTTATCCTGCCCGATACTGCTGGCCAGCTGATCGATGCATTGACCGAGGAGAGCATCAGTGTTCCGCGTCTAGGGGCCGAGCTTGGTCATCCGGTGGGGTTTGGTCGATCTTATGGCAACGCGTTGCGGGGACTGTCCGGTGATCGTGGTGCTCGCCCTCTGTTCGCTTCGGGCCAAGTGGTCGAGGTGCCGGTGACGGATCCTGGGGTGACCTGGGATGTGGACTTGCCGGAGGCGCTGTTCTATCGAGGTGGTTAA
- the rne gene encoding ribonuclease E — protein MKRMLINATQPEELRVALVDGQRLYDLDIESGAREQKKANIYKGRITRIEPSLEAAFVDFGSERHGFLPLKEISREYFKKAPEGRVNIKDVLSEGQEVIVQVEKEERGNKGAALTTFISLAGRYLVLMPNNPRAGGISRRIEGEERNELREALNGLVAPADMGLIVRTAGLGRSSEEMQWDLDYLLQLWTAIKEASQDRSAPFLIYQESNVIIRAIRDYLRQDIGEVLIDSVEAQDEALTFIRQVMPQYASKIKLYEDSVPLFNRFQIESQIETAFQRVVELPSGGSIVIDPTEALVSIDINSARATKGSDIEETALQTNLEAAEEIARQLRLRDIGGLIVIDFIDMTPAKNQRAVEEKVRECLEADRARVQIGRISRFGLLEMSRQRLRPSLGESSGIVCPRCSGTGIIRDVESLSLAILRLIEEEALKDRTAEVRAQVPIPVAAFLLNEKRNSITKIELRTRARIVILPNDHLETPHFEVQRLRDDNPDANTNQSSYEIAAAAAEAEEVQPAAATRTLVRQEAAVKTAPARANAPVPTEAAAPVAAPAPVAEPSLFKGLVKSLVSLFATKEEPVAPAVVEKPVTERPARNEERRNGRQQSRNRNGRRDEERKPREERAPREERAPREERQPRELREAREEAPTTAREERQPRAPREERQPRPPREERKPRGEREERVRELREPLDAAPAVAAATAAVVAEERPARQPREERQPRQPREERQPRTEQAQAAAASEEEVLPNEEQLQEEGQDNADGERPRRRSRGQRRRSNRRERQRDANGNVIEGSEENTEEPSSDDLAAGLAVTAAVASTTISASAEAEAHQQAERATAAVEEKAPEAPVVEATTPVEAPAAPAVEVAPVVEEQPKVEVVTEPAVVVQAQPVVAEQPVAEPIAQPVVEEKAIEPAQEAPAPAPVAEPVVVEQPVVAQQPAQVEEPAPVAAPVAVEAPAPVVEATPASALTSNGRAPNDPREVRRRKREAERLQKEAELAAATASTEAEVTAEPAPVEAPAVIETAPQAVEVVEATPVAEPAIEQPAPTDEEAPRAVEHVAHAEKEQHEPKPLA, from the coding sequence ATGAAAAGAATGCTGATTAACGCAACTCAACCCGAAGAGTTGCGTGTTGCCCTGGTAGATGGCCAGCGCCTCTACGACCTGGACATCGAGTCCGGTGCTCGCGAGCAGAAAAAAGCCAACATCTATAAAGGCCGTATCACTCGCATCGAACCTAGCCTCGAGGCTGCCTTTGTCGACTTCGGCTCTGAGCGCCATGGCTTCCTGCCCCTCAAAGAAATCTCCCGCGAATACTTCAAGAAAGCCCCCGAAGGCCGCGTCAATATCAAGGACGTGCTGAGCGAAGGCCAGGAAGTCATCGTCCAGGTCGAGAAAGAAGAGCGTGGCAACAAGGGCGCTGCCCTCACCACCTTCATCAGCCTGGCCGGTCGCTACCTGGTCCTGATGCCGAACAACCCACGGGCAGGTGGCATCTCCCGCCGCATCGAAGGTGAAGAGCGCAACGAACTGCGCGAAGCGCTGAACGGCCTGGTGGCTCCTGCCGACATGGGCCTGATCGTCCGCACCGCCGGCCTGGGTCGCAGCAGCGAAGAAATGCAGTGGGACCTGGACTACCTACTGCAACTCTGGACCGCTATCAAGGAAGCGTCCCAGGACCGTTCCGCACCATTCCTGATCTACCAGGAAAGCAACGTCATCATCCGCGCGATCCGCGACTACCTGCGCCAGGACATCGGCGAAGTGCTGATCGACAGCGTCGAAGCCCAGGACGAAGCCCTGACCTTCATCCGCCAGGTGATGCCGCAATACGCCAGCAAGATCAAGCTGTACGAAGACAGCGTACCGCTGTTCAATCGCTTCCAGATCGAAAGCCAGATCGAGACCGCCTTCCAGCGCGTGGTCGAACTGCCTTCCGGCGGCTCCATCGTCATCGACCCGACTGAAGCCCTGGTGTCCATCGACATCAACTCGGCTCGCGCCACCAAAGGCAGCGACATCGAAGAAACCGCCCTGCAGACCAACCTGGAAGCAGCGGAAGAAATCGCTCGCCAACTGCGCCTGCGTGACATCGGTGGCCTGATCGTCATCGACTTCATCGACATGACCCCAGCCAAGAACCAGCGTGCCGTGGAAGAAAAAGTCCGCGAATGCCTGGAAGCCGACCGTGCCCGCGTGCAGATCGGCCGCATTTCGCGCTTCGGCCTGCTGGAGATGTCCCGCCAACGCCTGCGTCCATCCCTGGGCGAAAGCAGCGGCATCGTCTGCCCACGCTGCAGCGGCACCGGCATCATCCGTGACGTCGAGTCCCTGTCCCTGGCGATCCTGCGCCTGATCGAAGAAGAAGCCCTGAAGGACCGCACCGCCGAAGTCCGCGCTCAAGTGCCAATTCCGGTTGCCGCCTTCCTGCTCAATGAAAAACGCAACTCGATCACCAAGATCGAACTGCGTACCCGGGCCCGTATCGTCATCCTGCCGAACGACCATCTCGAGACGCCGCACTTCGAAGTTCAGCGCCTGCGCGATGACAACCCGGATGCCAACACCAACCAGTCCAGCTACGAGATCGCCGCTGCCGCTGCCGAGGCCGAGGAGGTTCAACCAGCCGCCGCGACCCGCACCCTGGTCCGCCAGGAAGCCGCAGTGAAGACGGCTCCGGCCCGCGCCAACGCCCCGGTTCCAACCGAAGCCGCGGCCCCGGTCGCCGCTCCAGCCCCAGTCGCCGAGCCAAGCCTGTTCAAAGGCCTGGTCAAGTCCCTGGTCAGCCTGTTCGCGACCAAGGAAGAGCCAGTAGCTCCAGCTGTAGTCGAGAAGCCGGTAACCGAGCGACCTGCCCGCAACGAAGAGCGTCGCAACGGTCGCCAGCAGAGCCGCAATCGCAACGGTCGTCGCGATGAAGAGCGCAAGCCTCGCGAAGAGCGTGCTCCACGTGAAGAACGCGCCCCACGCGAAGAACGCCAGCCACGTGAACTGCGCGAAGCCCGCGAGGAAGCGCCAACCACCGCTCGTGAAGAGCGCCAGCCACGTGCTCCGCGTGAAGAACGCCAGCCGCGCCCCCCACGTGAAGAACGCAAGCCACGCGGCGAGCGTGAAGAGCGTGTGCGCGAACTGCGCGAGCCACTGGACGCTGCTCCAGCGGTAGCTGCCGCAACCGCCGCCGTGGTTGCCGAAGAACGTCCGGCCCGCCAGCCTCGTGAAGAGCGCCAGCCACGCCAGCCACGCGAAGAACGCCAGCCACGCACTGAGCAGGCTCAAGCCGCGGCTGCCAGCGAAGAAGAAGTGCTGCCGAACGAAGAGCAACTGCAGGAAGAAGGCCAGGACAACGCCGATGGCGAGCGTCCACGCCGTCGTTCCCGCGGCCAGCGCCGTCGCAGCAATCGTCGCGAGCGCCAGCGTGATGCCAACGGCAACGTGATCGAAGGCTCGGAAGAAAATACCGAAGAGCCAAGCAGCGACGACCTGGCTGCCGGTCTTGCGGTCACCGCCGCCGTTGCCAGCACCACCATCAGTGCCAGCGCCGAAGCCGAGGCTCACCAGCAAGCCGAGCGTGCGACTGCTGCCGTGGAAGAAAAAGCCCCTGAAGCACCAGTAGTTGAAGCCACCACCCCGGTAGAAGCTCCAGCAGCCCCAGCGGTCGAAGTGGCTCCAGTAGTCGAAGAGCAGCCAAAGGTTGAAGTGGTCACCGAGCCTGCCGTGGTAGTCCAAGCCCAGCCAGTGGTCGCCGAACAGCCGGTAGCCGAACCGATCGCCCAGCCAGTGGTTGAAGAAAAGGCCATCGAGCCTGCCCAGGAAGCCCCGGCACCAGCTCCGGTGGCCGAACCGGTAGTCGTCGAACAGCCCGTGGTTGCCCAGCAGCCAGCTCAAGTCGAGGAGCCAGCTCCGGTTGCAGCCCCCGTAGCTGTCGAAGCACCAGCTCCAGTGGTTGAGGCTACCCCAGCCAGCGCCCTGACCAGCAACGGCCGCGCCCCGAACGACCCACGTGAAGTGCGTCGCCGCAAGCGTGAAGCCGAGCGCCTGCAGAAGGAAGCCGAACTGGCCGCCGCTACCGCTTCGACTGAAGCCGAAGTGACTGCCGAGCCTGCTCCGGTAGAAGCGCCAGCCGTGATCGAGACGGCACCACAAGCTGTCGAGGTCGTTGAGGCGACTCCGGTAGCCGAGCCTGCGATCGAGCAGCCTGCCCCAACAGACGAGGAAGCACCTCGCGCTGTCGAGCACGTTGCACATGCCGAGAAAGAGCAGCACGAGCCTAAACCCCTCGCCTGA
- the rluC gene encoding 23S rRNA pseudouridine(955/2504/2580) synthase RluC yields MTTTAPSTPGVQMLEVSPEYAGQRIDNFLLARLKGVPKTLIYRILRKGEVRVNKGRIKPEYKLQEGDIVRVPPVRVPERDEPVPLAQGLLQRLEAAIVFEDKALIVINKPAGIAVHGGSGLNFGVIEAFRQLRPDAKELELVHRLDRDTSGLLMIAKKRSMLRHLHAALRGDGVDKRYMALVRGHWATSLKQVRAPLLKSNLRSGERMVEVNEEGKEALTVFKVLRRFGDFATMVEAKPVTGRTHQIRVHTLHAGHCIAGDSKYGDDDFTREIRDLGGKRLFLHAYMLTVPLPDGGELKLQAPVDEMWAKTVERLSAP; encoded by the coding sequence ATGACGACTACTGCCCCCTCGACCCCAGGCGTCCAAATGCTTGAGGTCTCGCCGGAATATGCCGGCCAACGTATTGACAATTTTCTTCTCGCTCGACTCAAAGGCGTGCCTAAGACCTTGATCTACCGCATTTTGCGCAAAGGCGAAGTGCGAGTGAACAAGGGGCGAATCAAGCCTGAGTACAAGTTGCAGGAAGGGGACATCGTGCGCGTGCCACCGGTGCGCGTGCCTGAGCGCGACGAGCCGGTGCCCCTGGCCCAAGGGCTGTTGCAACGCCTTGAAGCGGCGATCGTCTTCGAGGACAAGGCGCTGATTGTGATCAACAAGCCCGCTGGCATTGCCGTACATGGCGGTAGTGGCCTGAACTTCGGGGTGATCGAAGCCTTTCGTCAGTTGCGTCCGGATGCCAAGGAGCTTGAGCTGGTGCATCGGCTCGATCGTGATACCTCCGGCCTGCTGATGATCGCTAAGAAGCGCAGCATGTTGCGCCACTTGCATGCTGCATTGCGTGGCGATGGCGTGGACAAGCGCTACATGGCGCTGGTCCGTGGGCATTGGGCTACTAGCCTGAAGCAGGTGCGTGCACCGCTGCTCAAGAGCAACCTGCGTTCCGGGGAGCGCATGGTGGAGGTCAATGAGGAGGGCAAGGAGGCCTTGACGGTATTCAAGGTCCTGCGTCGTTTCGGTGATTTTGCCACCATGGTCGAAGCCAAGCCGGTAACCGGTCGTACTCACCAGATTCGTGTACATACGCTGCATGCCGGGCACTGCATCGCCGGTGACAGCAAGTACGGCGACGACGACTTCACTCGGGAAATCCGTGACCTGGGCGGCAAGCGACTGTTCCTGCATGCCTACATGCTGACGGTACCGCTACCCGACGGTGGCGAATTGAAGTTGCAGGCCCCGGTGGACGAGATGTGGGCCAAGACCGTGGAGCGCCTGAGTGCACCCTGA
- a CDS encoding HAD-IA family hydrolase, with amino-acid sequence MHPDYQLLIFDWDGTLADSIGRIVESMHVSADRSGFPRCDDSAVKGIIGLGLPEAIRTLYPEIDDRQLMVFRQHYADHYIALDAEPSPLFAGVVQSLEALRVEGYRLAVATGKARRGLDRVLKAHGWEGYFDITRAADETASKPHPLMLEEILAHCGVGPRQALMVGDSSFDLLMARNAGMDSVAVSYGAQPIEALQALEPRLSIDHFPQLHAWLGQGAG; translated from the coding sequence GTGCACCCTGATTACCAACTGCTGATCTTCGATTGGGATGGCACCCTGGCGGACTCCATCGGTCGGATTGTCGAGTCGATGCATGTGTCCGCTGATCGTTCTGGTTTTCCCCGGTGTGATGATTCGGCCGTCAAGGGCATCATCGGGCTGGGTTTGCCAGAGGCGATCCGGACGCTGTATCCCGAGATCGATGACAGGCAGTTGATGGTCTTTCGCCAGCACTACGCTGATCACTACATCGCGCTTGATGCAGAGCCTTCGCCGCTGTTTGCCGGGGTCGTTCAGTCGCTCGAGGCCTTGCGGGTCGAGGGGTATCGGCTGGCTGTCGCGACCGGCAAGGCGCGACGCGGCCTGGATCGGGTGCTGAAAGCCCATGGCTGGGAAGGGTACTTCGATATCACCCGGGCTGCCGATGAGACGGCCAGCAAGCCGCATCCGCTGATGCTGGAGGAAATCCTTGCTCATTGTGGTGTGGGGCCGCGCCAGGCTTTGATGGTCGGCGATTCGTCCTTTGACCTGTTGATGGCGCGCAATGCTGGTATGGACTCGGTTGCTGTGAGCTATGGTGCCCAGCCTATCGAGGCGTTGCAGGCGCTTGAGCCGCGCCTATCCATCGATCATTTTCCTCAGTTGCACGCCTGGCTTGGCCAGGGTGCCGGTTAA